The genome window GTCCCAAGGTCATTGTCACACTGACTTTGAGGAACGCTCTTTGTAATGCAGATGTCACCATAGTATAGTTCTGCTGAGTAATGTTTCATTGTGGAGGCTCAAATTATTTCTCTCCCGGAACCTCAACGATGACTTTGCCATGCTCGGGGGCAACGGAACCGCTATCCGTGGAGCCCAACTTGTTTATGACCTCATATGAGGTTTCTTCAAGCATGCGGGAGTACTTGAATGATACGAGTGTTTGACCTGCTACGGAAGGACGAGTTCCTGCTTCAGCAACGGCTTTGGTTTTAATAAAGAACAGGTCACCGATAGTTCCTTCATTATTGCTGATGTTGGCCTGCCATTGCAGCAGTGCACTTCCATTTTTAAGAACATAATAACTGACCAGATCGTTATCCTCCACAACGAAGAAACGATCTTTTTTGCCTTGTTCAAAAATGTATTTAATGGAGGAATCCACCGGACCCAGAGGGTTGCGAATATCCAGACGTGTTTGTCCGAGTTCAGAGAAGCGTGGCAGATGAAGTGCGGCTTCGCGCGCCATAGTCAGATCAGAACTGTTATATTCTTTTACAATCGTAGCATCGGTAGTGTAAATGTAGGCTTCCTTGGCCTTCTGATTCCACTGCACCTTCGTACCAAAAGCCTCACCAATGGCACGGAGCGGAAGCATCGCTTTACCATTCACCAGAATCGGGGCGGAAGACAAAGTTGCATTTTGGTCATTTTTCTTCATTGTCTTGCTGTTAGGTTTAAGGACATAATTATCGCTGCCTGTGCTAATGCTGATCTCTTTTGTTTTGTTATTGTAGCCAAACGTATAGTTGCCGAGGAATTGAAGCTCAGTCAATGCCACGTACATGGTCCCCTGCCGGATGACAACTTCATATTGAGCTTGAACATTGTTAATATAAGCTGTCGGTTTAGGTTCAGTTGCCGCGGCTTCCGCCACAGTGGATGAGAGTAAGGCAGGTGCCGTACCTGCGGTAAGTATCGAAGCGGCAAGGATCATTTTCCATGTTTTGAGCTGCCAAGCAGAGTTATACATTTTCATTACTATCAATCTCCCTTCTAGTATTTCAGACGGACTACATAACCTAAATGTTTCATATTATGGAAAGTGTACAATAGATATCCCCTGTTCATTTACCCCAAATGAAGCATGGTGATACTTCTGGGGATTGCCACAAATACCCATCTGATGTACATTAGAAGCAATGAAATAAGTGAACCGGGAGCTCAATGAAGTTGGGCTGAGAGAGTGGCCTTGTGCCGCTGACCGTACATCTGATCTGGGTAATGCCAGCGTAGAGAACATGGATTTGCAATATGTAAGGGTGAAGTGTAGGAATGAACGTGGATGAACAACAGACCTTTTTGAACTGTGGTGGTGTATCTGCCAGGGCGGAGAGGAATGGTTGATATTCCGTATTTTCGACATCCACCCAGTACATCATTGTGAGGATTGTATACTGCGTGTTAGGCCTGCCCGGAACCGGGGAGGCTTTTTTTGTTTATTTTTAGAGGTTGTTCAACCAGTCTTTTTGAACACACACATTTACAACCCCACAGGGGACAGAGGAAGGACGTAGAGAACATGGCAACAACAACAGGCAACAAACGATTGAAATTAACGGATATTCTGGTAACCATCGTAATCGCAGTGGTGTTTGGGGTGATTTACAAGATATGGGGACCTACGTATGACTTGATGAAACCATTCGGCGTTCATGCGGAGCAGATGATCTACGGCATGTGGTTTATGGCGGGCACGTTTGCATTTGTCATCATTCGTAAACCAGGCGTGGCTATCTTGGCCGAGGTTGCGGCTTCAACGGTAAGTGCTTTTCTGGGCAGTGAATGGGGCATGTCCACACTGGTGTATGGTCTGTTGCAAGGATTGGGAGCCGAGATCTTCTTCGCAGCATTCCTGTATCGTAAAACCAATCTGTTTGTCACTTGTCTTGCAGCCATTGGAGCCGCAGCGGCCTCGCTTTTGCTGGATTATCAGTATGGCTATATCGATTCACTCTCGGCCTGGAATTATACGTTATTCATCGGTTTCCGCTTCATCGGAAGCATCCTGATTGCAGGAGTGTTTGCTTATTATCTCGCCAAAGCTTTGGAACTGACTGGTGTAACACGTTCACTCAGACCGGTATCCAAACAGGATTATGAGGCGTTGGATTAGATGAGCGGAGAGGGGAATTCGCAGGCGGTAAGTGTGACGAATCTAAGATGCAAGTTCCCGGGAGAGAAAGCCTTGGTATTTCAAGGCTTGTCTCTTTCTGTGCGTCAAGGGGAGAAAGTGCTGCTGCTTGGACCAAGTGGCTCCGGTAAATCGACGTTATTACAAATCTTGAGCGGTCTGATACCTCGTTCGGTTGAAATTCCGATGAAATGTGATGATATTCAGGTTCCCGTCAAAGCAGGAGTGGTCTTTCAAGATCCGGATACCCAGTTCTGCATGTCCTTTACGGATGAAGAGATCGCATTTGTTCTGGAAAACCGAAGTATTCCGCGTGAAGAGATGCCTGCTCTGATTAAATATTATCTGAAACAAGTGGGGTTATCCTTGGAACAGAACCGTGTATTGATCCAGTCCATGTCTCAGGGGATGAAGCAACGTCTTGCGATTGCCTCGATGCTTGCCATGGACCCGGAGGTATTGTTTTTGGATGAACCCACGGCACTGTTAGATGATGAGGGGACTTCCCAGGTGTGGGATACCGTCAAACGGATCGCCAGTGATAAAACGATCATCATCGTTGAACACAAAATAAACGAGATTGTAGATATGGTCGACCGCATCATTGTCTTATCACCTGAAGGAAAGATTGTGGCGGATGGGCCAGCACAGCAGGTATTCACGGATGAACGGAGCAAGTTGAGGGATTATGGAATCTGGTATCCAGGCGTGTGGGAAGAGCATGAGCAGGAGAGGGCAACAAAAGAAGAAGAGGGAACTTCTGGAGAGCTTCAAGCGTGTGAGAATCAGGGGATCTCAAGCTTGGAAGCACAGCAGTCGACTGGCTTATCTGATGCAACGGAGATTTTCCCCGTATCTCATGTATCATCCTTATCGCCTGTATCGTTAGCCGATCAGCCTGCACTGGACTTGCAGCAGTTCACTGGATGGCGTGGAAAAACACCTTTCATTCAGGTGGAACAGGCCAAGGTATGGCACGGAGATTGGATTGGTATTGTCGGGGCCAATGGAGCTGGCAAGAGTTCATTGTTGTTATCTCTTATGAATATTCTGAAAACAACAGGTCATTATGAGGTGCACGGTCAGCCTTCTGGCAAAACGGAACAGCTTGCAGATCAGATTGCGTTTGTCTTTCAGAACCCGGAGTTTCAATTTGTAACCAACACCGTCGCGGAAGAAGTGGAATTCTCATTGCTGGGGGGCAGGCTTACAACGGAAGAAAGACATGCCAGGACTCATCATATGCTGAATCAATTTGGACTAATCGACTTGTCCGAGCGCCACCCCTATCAATTATCGATGGGGCAGAAACGACGTTTGAGTGTGGCGTCCGCATTGGTCAGAGAGCAGCGAATTCTGTTGCTGGATGAACCTACTTTTGGACAGGATGCCCGTAATACCTTCGCCATGTTGGCACAACTGGAGCAATTGCGGCGTGAAGGAACAGCTATCGTTATGGTTACCCATGATCGTGAAATTGTAAAAAGATATTGCACCCGAATCTGGTCGGTGGATGAGGGGAGGTTAAGTGATGCAACTGTCGTTTCCTCATCGTGAAACCTGGCTTCATTCCGTTAATCCGGGGTTGAAGATGATTATTCTGACACTGATGTTTGTCATCGTTATCCTTATTCACAATCTGAATGTAATGGCCAATGTTGCGGTGGTAATGATGTTATTACTGTGCTGGACAGGCCATCCGTGGTACAGATTGATTCTGTACACATCACCATTCATTCTGGTGTTTATCTCTACGTCTGCGGGCATGATGATGTTTGGCAAGGGAGAGACCACTTGGTATAAGTGGGGGCTGATTCACATCACCGAAGAGAGCTTCTATCGCGGTCTACACTTGGGTTTTCGCTCGCTGACTATGGCCGCGGCTGGGTTACTCTTTGGTCTTACGACCAAGCCAGTACGGCTATTTTATTCCCTGATGCAGCAGTGGAAGCTTCCTGCAAAATATGCCTATAGCTTTCTGGCCGCGATGCGCATGATCCCCATTTTGCTGGATGAATTCCAGACGCTCCGTTACGCTATTCGTATTCGTGGAACAAGGCAGCGCGGTTCGCACTGGAACGTGTATGGTACACTCAAGCGTTATGCTATTCCTCTGCTGGCACAGAGCATTCGTCGTGCACAGCGAATGGCGGTAGCGATGGAAGCGAAGGGATTCACGGATGGGGCGAGCCGAACGTATTACATTCAGATGGGCTATTCCCGAGCTGATCTGTGGTTTGTATTTTATTATATCCTCACCTTAACAGCTGCTTATTACATCGGGATTACCTTTCCTTATCATGCTACGATGGTAGATGTAAGGTAATACTGGGAGATAGAGAGAAATATATTGAGGTAAACGGTAACTTTTTCCTGCGCACAACGTCTATATGGAAATAACTTCTAATGGATGGGGATGAACGAGAGTGAAGACGGGTCCTGACTGGCAGGGAATGGGGTACAAGTGGATTACCATGACTGGATTATCAGCTGTACTGTTGACGGGATGGATGATGCTTGATTCACAAAAGGTAGTGCTTGGAGGACAAGCTTCGGTTACAACGCCCCAAGCTTTGGGAGCAAGTCCCCAAGCCTTATCAACAAAGTTGGCCTACAAACAAGGAGACTCCGTTACGCTCATGAATGATATTCCCCTGTTTCAAAACAGGAGGGACAGCAGTGTGGCTCCTGACCAAATGAAGATTGAATACTATACTACAAAAAACGAGAAGTATAGGTTGGCATCGGTTCGAGGCGAGTGGTTGCAGCTTAAGTCATCCGATCATGGAGACTTCTGGCTGCCAAGTTGGTATGCAATGAAGGAGAGCAGAAGCATGACGGAAACAGCTCCGCAAAGTCTCAAGATCCAATCGGGCAGCAAGCTGTATCTGGCTCCAGACAGTGCTACAACCTGGACTTTTGAGAAAGCGCTAACAAGTAAAGCTGTTATTGTTGCAAAGTGGAAAGGATGGTATGGCGTCTCCATTGCTCCACGAACCTGGAGTAAAGAATCCTCCACGTATCGGCCAGGACTCTTCTGGATCAAGGCAGGGGCTCTAGAGCAGAGGAAGAATGTGGATGATGGTTGGTTCCAACAGAATACATCGCTACCGACCTCGGTTATTCGTCATTTGACGGATATTAAGCTGAACAAGGCAACCACCTCCAAACAAGTGGCCGAGTGGTTAGGCGAGCCCGATTGGAGAGAGGGTTCAGGCAATCTAAATGATACAGGGTATGCAATGAGTATTGGACAGACCTGGAGATATGAGCGGCAAGATGGACAATTTTTGGTCACATTCAACAAGAATGGCAAGCTGGTCAGAACTCGCTGGAATCTACCACAGCATGATCGAAATGCTGTCGTTTCTGATTGGAATATCAGTCGGGCGGATGAATATGGGTTTACGACAAAAATGTACGGCACAACGCTGCCGAAGACAATCCCTTGGAAACCGGTCTGGACTAACCAGGGGGATATTAATTACACTTTTTTACAGGTAGCCACGGATGATGTACTCCTGATGAAGGGGGATGACGGTGGATTTAGCGGGGGCTACTACGAAGGTTCCATATATGCCCTTGACCGTCATACGGGCCAGAAATTATGGAGGATTAATGGGGGTTTTGGAAGACAGCAGGCTGAGGTGGATACAGCACGCCAATACGTTACAATCTACAATGATTATGACCCTGACAAGAAAAAATACGTGGATCGTATTCGTCATCTGAACTTGAAGAGCGGGAAGGTCACGTGGACGTACACCCCTAAGCAAAATTTCAGACTAAATGGCATCACTGCTGCGAAAAACGTTGTGGTCGTGGATAGCCCGGTTGTTGATAGCTCAAGCAACAGTTGGTTGACGGTACTGGATAGTGCAAACGGAAAAACATTGTGGACGCGAAAACTCGCGAAAGGTTATGAATTATTGAACAAGAGTGCAGATGACCCTTATGTGTTGTATTGGGAAAAGAATAAGCTGACTGCAGCCGACCCGCAATCGGGGCGAACTGTATGGAGCTTGAAGGCCAAGCGATCTACCATAGAACAACTTGGGAATGATCCATATTTTGATGGAATTGAACGTCTGGATCCTTTTACAACCAGGAATGCTGAAAGATGGCTATCGTTAGATAATCAGTGGCTGCTGCTTGATCTGAACACGGGGAAAAAGCTTGCCCAATTTCCTGCCCGGGTAGGACAGAGATTGGAGGAGCTGAAAGATGGCATGCTGTTGATCCGTGAGAATCAAAACGGCGATCATTACGGAGAGTATGAAAATTTTACAACCACCCTGTACGATGCCGAGACAGGCAAAACACGGTGGACGCTCAATGGCAAAATTGAACGAGGACTGGTGGAAGATGATCAGTTATATGTAATTAAAAATGGTTACCCCGCGGCTTTGAATTATGATACGGGGGAGACGCGTTGGAATGCCAATGATACGATTGCCACTCTCAAGTATCCCACGAATCAGGGGAGCTATCTGGTCATTGATGATCAGTTGCTGCTGCCCATGGATGAGAATTGGTTGGTATTGAATAAAAACAATGGAGCCTTGTTAGGTCGTGTACATGACGTGGCGATGGGAAACCCGGAGCATCGCGACCGGGATGCGAAGAACGGAACGATCAACCGGATCGGCAATGAAGTGTATGTGGGTTCGTCCAACGGACGTTTTCGCGTGTATGAAGCCAGCCGCCTTCAGGAGGCAATCTCACCTTAAAAGCTTGTCTCATCAGGGATGTTGATTTATTATAAATGAACAGGATTGCTCGCGCTCCGGTTATCGGCTGTGCGGGCTTTCTTCATGTGTTCTTGAAGAACCATGCATGATCATTCACGGGAGGACTCTCCATGATCTCATTATATGGTGTAAGCAAACGTTATAACGAGCGCGGTTCCCGTGCAGATCAGGGATTCGAAGCGTTAAGCTCGGTGTCGCTCGAAGTGGGACAAGGCGAAATTCACGGCATCATCGGTTCGAGTGGCGCAGGCAAATCCACGCTCCTGCGGATGCTCAATGGTCTGGAAAAGCCGGATGAGGGTGAGGTTGTTGTGAATGGGCAGCACCTGACCCAGATGAATGAGCGCACTTTGCGTCTGGCACGAAGGTCCATTGGCATGATCTTTCAGCACTTCAATCTGGTCAGTAATCGGACGGTGAGTGGCAATGTCTGTATGCCGCTAGAACTGGCCGGGATGTCCCGTACACAGCGAGTCGAGCGTGGACTTGAGGTGCTTAGGTTTGTTGGACTGGAAGACAAGGCAGATCAATATCCTGCTCAGCTTAGCGGAGGACAGAAGCAACGTGTGGCGATTGCACGCGCACTCGCCAGTCGTCCGGATGTGCTTCTCTGTGATGAACCGACCTCTTCGCTTGATCCACAGACTACGAATGGCATACTGGATGTGCTACGTCATATCAATGAAACGCTGGGCGTGACCATTGTCGTCGTGACGCATGAGATGGAAGTGGCTCGTAGACTATGTCACAGGGTATCCGTCATGAAGGATGGGCGACTCGTACGAACATTGACTGAAGCGGAAGTGAGCAGTATTCCCGCTCCGCAGCCGGATCTGCTGACCTCCTTGCTTGCGGGTGATGAATATGGGATGGCAGGTTCGTCTTTGTTCCGTCAGACAGAACAGGGGGACAAGTCATGAGGTTACCTGAATCTGTACTGAAGTATCAGCATGAGATATGGCAAGCGATCGGAGAGACTTTTGTCATGGTAGGCATTTCCATTGCAGCGGCTGTTCTGATCGGGTTACCTCTGGGTACACTTCTGTACTTATTCCGGAGAGGACAACGGTACCAGAATCAAACGTTGTCTTTTGTACTCGGCAGTATCGTCAACATCATTCGTTCGTTTCCATTCTTACTGCTGGTTGTCTTCATGATTCCATTCACACGAATCGTCGTTGGAACGTCCATCGGTACACTGGCGGCAACCGTTCCACTCTCGGTCATTGCGATTGCCTACTATGCCAGACTCGTGGAACAAGCGTTGCTGGATGTACCGAAGGGCGTGGTTGAAGCTGCATCATCCATGGGGGCATCGACGATGCAGCTCGTGGTGAAATTCCTGTATGTGGAGGCAAGATCTGGCCTTGTACTGGGACTCACCACAGCTACGATTAGCTTTATCTCCTACTCGACGGTGATGGGCATTGTAGGTGGCGG of Paenibacillus sp. FSL R5-0517 contains these proteins:
- a CDS encoding ECF transporter S component, which gives rise to MATTTGNKRLKLTDILVTIVIAVVFGVIYKIWGPTYDLMKPFGVHAEQMIYGMWFMAGTFAFVIIRKPGVAILAEVAASTVSAFLGSEWGMSTLVYGLLQGLGAEIFFAAFLYRKTNLFVTCLAAIGAAAASLLLDYQYGYIDSLSAWNYTLFIGFRFIGSILIAGVFAYYLAKALELTGVTRSLRPVSKQDYEALD
- a CDS encoding methionine ABC transporter permease; translated protein: MRLPESVLKYQHEIWQAIGETFVMVGISIAAAVLIGLPLGTLLYLFRRGQRYQNQTLSFVLGSIVNIIRSFPFLLLVVFMIPFTRIVVGTSIGTLAATVPLSVIAIAYYARLVEQALLDVPKGVVEAASSMGASTMQLVVKFLYVEARSGLVLGLTTATISFISYSTVMGIVGGGGVGDFAIRYGYQRFETEIMVFTIIIMIILVQMIQFTGSRLSRWLDRRS
- a CDS encoding PQQ-binding-like beta-propeller repeat protein, with protein sequence MKTGPDWQGMGYKWITMTGLSAVLLTGWMMLDSQKVVLGGQASVTTPQALGASPQALSTKLAYKQGDSVTLMNDIPLFQNRRDSSVAPDQMKIEYYTTKNEKYRLASVRGEWLQLKSSDHGDFWLPSWYAMKESRSMTETAPQSLKIQSGSKLYLAPDSATTWTFEKALTSKAVIVAKWKGWYGVSIAPRTWSKESSTYRPGLFWIKAGALEQRKNVDDGWFQQNTSLPTSVIRHLTDIKLNKATTSKQVAEWLGEPDWREGSGNLNDTGYAMSIGQTWRYERQDGQFLVTFNKNGKLVRTRWNLPQHDRNAVVSDWNISRADEYGFTTKMYGTTLPKTIPWKPVWTNQGDINYTFLQVATDDVLLMKGDDGGFSGGYYEGSIYALDRHTGQKLWRINGGFGRQQAEVDTARQYVTIYNDYDPDKKKYVDRIRHLNLKSGKVTWTYTPKQNFRLNGITAAKNVVVVDSPVVDSSSNSWLTVLDSANGKTLWTRKLAKGYELLNKSADDPYVLYWEKNKLTAADPQSGRTVWSLKAKRSTIEQLGNDPYFDGIERLDPFTTRNAERWLSLDNQWLLLDLNTGKKLAQFPARVGQRLEELKDGMLLIRENQNGDHYGEYENFTTTLYDAETGKTRWTLNGKIERGLVEDDQLYVIKNGYPAALNYDTGETRWNANDTIATLKYPTNQGSYLVIDDQLLLPMDENWLVLNKNNGALLGRVHDVAMGNPEHRDRDAKNGTINRIGNEVYVGSSNGRFRVYEASRLQEAISP
- a CDS encoding copper amine oxidase N-terminal domain-containing protein, producing the protein MKMYNSAWQLKTWKMILAASILTAGTAPALLSSTVAEAAATEPKPTAYINNVQAQYEVVIRQGTMYVALTELQFLGNYTFGYNNKTKEISISTGSDNYVLKPNSKTMKKNDQNATLSSAPILVNGKAMLPLRAIGEAFGTKVQWNQKAKEAYIYTTDATIVKEYNSSDLTMAREAALHLPRFSELGQTRLDIRNPLGPVDSSIKYIFEQGKKDRFFVVEDNDLVSYYVLKNGSALLQWQANISNNEGTIGDLFFIKTKAVAEAGTRPSVAGQTLVSFKYSRMLEETSYEVINKLGSTDSGSVAPEHGKVIVEVPGEK
- a CDS encoding energy-coupling factor transporter transmembrane component T, with the protein product MQLSFPHRETWLHSVNPGLKMIILTLMFVIVILIHNLNVMANVAVVMMLLLCWTGHPWYRLILYTSPFILVFISTSAGMMMFGKGETTWYKWGLIHITEESFYRGLHLGFRSLTMAAAGLLFGLTTKPVRLFYSLMQQWKLPAKYAYSFLAAMRMIPILLDEFQTLRYAIRIRGTRQRGSHWNVYGTLKRYAIPLLAQSIRRAQRMAVAMEAKGFTDGASRTYYIQMGYSRADLWFVFYYILTLTAAYYIGITFPYHATMVDVR
- a CDS encoding ATP-binding cassette domain-containing protein, translating into MISLYGVSKRYNERGSRADQGFEALSSVSLEVGQGEIHGIIGSSGAGKSTLLRMLNGLEKPDEGEVVVNGQHLTQMNERTLRLARRSIGMIFQHFNLVSNRTVSGNVCMPLELAGMSRTQRVERGLEVLRFVGLEDKADQYPAQLSGGQKQRVAIARALASRPDVLLCDEPTSSLDPQTTNGILDVLRHINETLGVTIVVVTHEMEVARRLCHRVSVMKDGRLVRTLTEAEVSSIPAPQPDLLTSLLAGDEYGMAGSSLFRQTEQGDKS
- a CDS encoding ABC transporter ATP-binding protein, encoding MSGEGNSQAVSVTNLRCKFPGEKALVFQGLSLSVRQGEKVLLLGPSGSGKSTLLQILSGLIPRSVEIPMKCDDIQVPVKAGVVFQDPDTQFCMSFTDEEIAFVLENRSIPREEMPALIKYYLKQVGLSLEQNRVLIQSMSQGMKQRLAIASMLAMDPEVLFLDEPTALLDDEGTSQVWDTVKRIASDKTIIIVEHKINEIVDMVDRIIVLSPEGKIVADGPAQQVFTDERSKLRDYGIWYPGVWEEHEQERATKEEEGTSGELQACENQGISSLEAQQSTGLSDATEIFPVSHVSSLSPVSLADQPALDLQQFTGWRGKTPFIQVEQAKVWHGDWIGIVGANGAGKSSLLLSLMNILKTTGHYEVHGQPSGKTEQLADQIAFVFQNPEFQFVTNTVAEEVEFSLLGGRLTTEERHARTHHMLNQFGLIDLSERHPYQLSMGQKRRLSVASALVREQRILLLDEPTFGQDARNTFAMLAQLEQLRREGTAIVMVTHDREIVKRYCTRIWSVDEGRLSDATVVSSS